The following is a genomic window from Desulfomicrobium macestii.
GGCTCTGGACATGCGTCTGGCCGAGATCAGCATGGTCGAGGAGGTGTTGCGGGTCGAACTGTACCATGCACGGGGGCTTCCCCTGGCCGCCGCCTCGCGGGGTGCGGCGACGCAGGTTTCGAAGCCGATCGACATCGAGGGCTGGGACCATGCCCAGGGCTATGCCTTCGACCATGACTTCTCGGCTCTGCGTTTCATTCGGCCGATCATCGCGGCGGGAGAAACCATCGGGTGGCTGCGCCTCGACTACGATCTGTCTCTTTTGCGCAAACAGACGCTCAGTTTTCTCGCCTATATGTTCAGTATCCTGGTCATGACCCTGCTTTGTACGCAGCTGCTGCTGCGTCGCCGTTTGCGCAAGTCGGTGGTTAATCCGCTGCAAAGGCTCGGAGCGTCCATGCGGGAAATGAACACCGAGACTCGTACCTTCAACGGACCTGCGCTCAAGGCCGACGAGGAAATCGCGACCCTGGGCCAGTCATTCCAGGAGCTGCTGGAACGTCTGAACAGCTCCTACCGCGACCTCGATGAGGCGCATCAGGCCCTGGCCCGCAGCGAGCGCCGGCTTTCACGCGCCATTCTGGCAAGTTCCGACGGCATCTGGGAATGGTCCTTCGACACCGGGCAGGCCTATTTCAGCCCGCGCTGGTACGAGATGCTCGGCTACGAGGATCAGGAACTACCCATGACCTTTCAGACCTGGAAGGATCTTTGTCATCCCGAGGATTTTCAGCAGGCTTACGAGCGGATTCAGGTCGTCGTGAACTCCAACGGAGGCAAATCGTACAACTCCGAGTTCCGCATGCGCACAAGGGACGGGGAGTGGAGATGGATTCTGGGCCGCGGCGATGTCATCGAGCGCGACGCCGACGGCAGGCCCCTGCTTGTGAGCGGGACGCACACCGATGTCACCGAGCGGCGTCTGGCCGAGGAGCGGCTCCGTCAGTCCGAAGAAAAGTTCTCCCAGCTTTTCCGCCTCTCGCCCGATGCCATCGTGCTGCTCAACGTCGAGAGCGGACGCCTCGTCGACGTCAATGACTCCTTCACGAGCATCTCCGGCTTCAGCCGTGAAGAGGCCCTGGGCAAGACGCTTCTGGAACTGGGCATTTACCGAAATCCGGGTGAGCGCGATGAAATTTACAGGCGTCTTGCCCGTGACGGCTTTCTGCGCGACTTTGAATTCGAAGCCCTGCACAAGGACGGTTCCACCGTGGTCAGCGCCATGACCTGCCAGACCCTGGAGCTCGACGGAGTGCCCCACCTGCTGGCCGTGCTGCGCGACATGACGCAGATGAAGAAGCTGCGGGAAGTCATGATCCAGAGTGAAAAGATGCGTTCGGTGGGGGGCATGGCCGCGGGCATCGCCCACGAGATCAACAATCCTCTGGGCATCATCCTTCAGGCCTCGCACAACCTGGTGCGCCGCACGCGGCCAGATTTTTCCAAGAACACCCAGGTTGCCGAGACCATCGGGCTGGATATGGAGCTCATGGCCCGGTACATGCGCGCCCGCAAGCTCGACCTTTTCATCACGGACATTCAGGAAGCGGCCACGCGGGCGGCGGGGATCATCCGGCGCATGCTCGATTTTAGCAGACTGGCTGAATCGGGGCGCTCCCAGTGCGATCTGCAGACCCTCATCGAACACTCCCTGACTCTGGCCAGGAATGATTACGACCTGAAGAAGTTCTACGATTTCAAGAAAATGGATTTGCGCATCTCCGTCGAGGAGGGGCTGGGCAAGCTGGCCTGCACCGAAACGGAGATCGAGCAGGTGTTTCTGAACATCCTGCGCAACGCGGCCCAGGCCATGGCCGAGGCCACCCCTACCGTCGAGAATCCGCGCCTGGAGATTCGGGCACGCAGAATCGGCAATCGGGTCAGGATCGAGATCGAAGACAACGGTCCCGGCATGAGTGCGGAAATCAGCCGTCGCATCTTCGAGCCTTTCTTCACCACCAAGCCGCCTGGCCAGGGTACGGGCCTTGGGCTTTCGGTGTCCTATTTCATCGTCACCAAGGGGCACGGCGGGACCATGGAGGTCGAATCCGAGCCTGGCCTGGGGACGCGTTTCATCATTGAACTTCCGTTCAAAAAGCAAGAGCAGGAATGATGCGTTCATTTTTGGAATGCGCACGGGGCATGATTGGCCCGGGGCGGGACGGGGCATGATTCTCTCCGAAAAAATGGCCCTCGCCAAGGCTCGCATGATCGAGGTGCTGGAACGCTTCGGTCCCGGCACGGCCGTGGGCTGGACCGGAGGCAAGGATTCAACCGTGGTGCTGGCCCTGTGGCGGGAGGTGCTGCGCGAACATGCCGCTGCAGCGCCGGTGCGGGCTCTGAATCTGGATACGGGCTGCAAGTTTCCGGAAGTGTTGGCTTTTCGTGATCGGTTGGCGGGCGAATGGGGCATCGAGCTGCATATCGTGCGGCCCGATGTCGATCTGGTCCGCTATCCGCTTGCGGTGGATCCGGTGCAATGCTGCGGCGACCTGAAGATCCGTCCCCTGAACGACGCCGTCACGCGGCTCGGGATTCCGGCCCTGCTGACGGGTGTGCGCGCCGATGAGAACCCGGACCGGGCCGACCGGCCATGGCTGGAGGATCACGGCGATCACGTCCGGGCCCTGCCCATCCTGGAATGGACGGAGCTTGATGTCTGGACCTTCATGGTGCGCGAGTCCGTCCCGTGGTGCAGCCTCTACGACCAGGGCTACCGCTCCCTGGGCTGCATGCCCTGCACCGTCCGGTCGGGCCGGGGGGAGCGCTCGGGGCGGGATTCGGCCAAGGAGGAGAGAATGGGGCAGCTCAGGAGTCTGGGGTATTTTTAGGGTGTGACCTTCCAAGCCATCTCGATGTCATCCCCGCGCAGGCGGGAATCCATGGCTTTTTCATGAGGGACGGGGTGCGGCAGGACGGCCGCGTCCCGGTTCGCCCCGGGCGGGGACCGTCGAAACTCCTTCGCGGGCCTCGTACGGCTCAAGCGTTGCGTGGTGATGCGGAAGTCCGCGATAACGCACTGGGCAACGCCTGAGCCAACGATGCCTGGCTCAGTCAGACAGTCGACGACCCCGCCCGGGACGAACCGGGACGCTCGGTCTTGTGCGCTGGGCAGGTGAGCGGAAAAGAAACACTCTGAAGGAGACTGTTGATACTTTAGGGTGTGACCCTTCGAGCCATCTCGATGTCATTCTCGCGCAGGCAGGAATCCATGGCTTTTTCATGAAGGGCGGGGTGCGGCAGGGCGGCCGCGTCCCGGTTCGCCCCGGGCGGGGACCGTCGAAACTCCTTCGCGGGCCTCGTACGGCTCAAGCGTTGCGTGGTGATGCGGAAGTCCGCGATAACGCACTGGGCAACGCCTGAGCCAACGATGCCTGGCTCAGTCAGACAGTCGACGACCCCGCCCGGGACGAACCGGGACGCTCGGTCTTGTGCGCTGGGCAGGTGAGCGGAAAAGAAACACTCTGAAGGAGACTGTTGATACTTTAGGGTGTGACCCTTCGAGCCATCTCGATGTCATTCCCGCGCAGGCGGGAATCCATGGCTTTTTCATGAGGGACGGGGTGCGGCAGGACGGCCGCGTCCCGGTTCGCCCCGGGCGGGGACCGGAATGTCCGGGCCTCAGTTCTCCAGCGCCGCACAGGCCTCGAGCACCGCGATGTCGGGGATGCAGATGACGCCGCGACCCTTGAGCTGGATGACGCCATCCTTGGCCAGGGCGTTGAGCAGTGAAGACACTGTCTGGCGGGAGGAGCCGATGATGGTCGCCATCTGCTCCGTGTTCAGACCCAGGGAGACCATACCTCCATCCTCGCATTGGCCGCAGTGGCGGCACTCCCGGCAGCGCGGCAGACGCCTCGCCTCGTAGACCAGAAATTCGATGAGCCGGTTGCGAACGTCCTTGAAGGCCAAGGTGTCGATGACGGAGATGGCATGGGACAGAAGATCGCCCAGGACGTGGATCATGGCGGAGTTGAAGCTCGGCATGGAGCCGAGATAGCGCCGGACCTCGGACACGCTGGCAATGAGGATCTCCAGATCGTCCAGGGCCTGCACATAGGCCCGGGTGTGGGTCGCGTAGACATCCCCGGCGTCGAGCATGGCCATGGTGAATTCCTTGTCGCGGTAGGCAAGGTACACCCGGGCCCGCCCGGAGGTCACGATGAAGATCTGGTCTCCGGCCCTGGGCTCGAAAACCAGGGCCCCCCGTGCAAACTTCCGGGAGCTGAAGAGCTTGCGAACGGGAGCCATCTCCGGGCGATGGAGGTCTTGCAGCAGCGTGATTTCGGTCAGGCGCATGGGCGGCTCCGGCTTTTGATCCATGATAAAGGGGAATCCAGGCGAAGGATGCGGCCTGGATGCTCCTCGCTTGTCAAGGATTCATGCTGGTTTGCGGTTCATGTGTCCAGCGCCTTGGGCCTGGGCCCGGATGTGCCGTTCAGGTATCTTGAGTCATTGCGGCGAGCAGCCGGGCGCACACTGCATCGACAAGGGACCCGTCGGCCAGATTCAGGACGCTGGCCTGGGTCAGTTGCCTGTCGACCAGGCTCGGCAGGATCGGCAGATGCACCACATTTTCTGGCAGCCCCGCCATGGCGGGCAACTCGGGTTCACCGATACCGCGATTGACCGCCAGCACCTGCCGCGCAAGGCCCAGGTCCCCGGCCAGCGCTCCAACCCTGGCCGCCGTTTCGAGGGACCGTCGACTCGGTTCGCTCACCACCACCAGAGCATTGACCCCGGCCACGGTGCCACGCCCCAGATGTTCCACACCGGCCTCCAGGTCCACCAGCACGAAGTTTTCCTCCTGCAGCACCAGATGGGCCAGCACGGATTTCAGCAGAGCGTTGGCCGCACAGGCGCAGCCGTCCCCGGCGCCGGTGATGGAGCCCATGGTCAAAAGGCGCTTGCGGCCCGGACGCGGCCCGCCGACATTGTGCACCGGCAGATCCACGCTCAGCTCCTCGGGCAGATCGGAAACGTCGGGGTTGAGGCTCAGGTAGCCGCTCCCGATGCGTTCGCGGATCAGATCCTCGCGTGCGTATAGGGGCACGGGCAGGTCTTCGGCCTCAAGTCCGCAGGCCTGACCCAGGCTGAGCGCTGTGTCCGCGTCCACCAGCAGCACGTCGTGCCCCTGCCTCGCCAGATAATCCCCCAGCCAGGCGCAGAGCGTGGTCTTGCCCACGCCGCCCTTGCCCGCGAATGCGATTTTCATGCGATTCTCCTTGAGGATGGGGGAGCAAGAGCTCCCCCGTTTGCGTGCGTTTGAGACAGTTGCTGCCGTGCTAGGCCGACCAGCCAAGCGCCAGGCGCTTGGCCTTGATGCGTTCGTCGATCAGCTCCGCGGCCTGCAGGGGGCCGGATTCCACGGCGAAGCACGCGCCGAAGACGTCGTCGAGCCCCTTCAGGGCCAGGGACGTGATCATGGAGCTGCCCAGGATGTGCGGGGGCAGACCCAGATGGGTGTAGACGCCGCTGGCCACGGCGTAGAGGCCGATGGCCGCCGCCTTCTCGGAGTACCATTCGGGCGCGCTGGCCGCCACGGGCAGGTCGCTGATGTCCAGGCCTGCGTAGTTGGCCAGCACCGCGCAGAGATGCAGGATGCGGGAGTTGTCCACGCAGCTGCCGACGTGCAGCACCGGCGGGATGCCCAGCGCCCGGCAGACTTCCGCCAAGCCCGCCCCGGCCTGCGAGGCCGCTTCGGGCTCCAGGAACCCGGCCTTGCCCATGGCTACCGTGGCGCAGCCCGTGGCCAGTACGAGGATATCGCGCTTCATGAGTTCCCGGGCCAGGTTCACGTGCACATGGTCGTGCTTGAGCTTGGGGTTGTTGCAGCCCACGATGCCGACCACGCCGCGCACCTTCCCGGCCTGCAAGGCCTGGATCAGCGGCTCGGGAGTGCCGCCCAGGGCGCCCAGGATGGCCTCGTTGGAGAAGCCCGAGGTGATGGACATGGGCTTCGACGGAATCTCGACCTTGGCCGGATCGCGCCGGGTGAAGGCCTCCACGGCCATGAGCACGGCCTCGCGCGCCTTTTCGCGGGCGTTGTTGTAGTGGAATTCCATGTGGATGCCGCCGGGGAACTTGGCCTTGTCCGAGGTGGAGACGAATTTGGTGTGGTAGCAGCCGGCCACGTTGACCAGGCTCGGCATGATGCACTGGTAGTCCACGATGACCATCTCCACCGCGCCGGTGACGATGGCCAGCTCGGTCATGAGGTGGTTGCCGGCCATGGGCACGCCCTGGCGCATGAGCAGTTCGTTGCCCGTGCAGCACAGGCCCGCGATGTTGATGCCGGCCGCGCCAGCCTCTTTGGCCTTGGCCAGGATTTCGGGCTCGCGCGCCGCGGCCAGGATCATCTCCGAGACGATGGGGCTGTGGCCGTGGACCAGGATGTTGACCTGATCCTCCTTGAGGACGCCCAGGTTGACCATGGATTTGACGGGCTTGGGCGTGCCGAAGATGATGTCCGAGACCTCGGTGGCGATCATGGACCCGCCCCAGCCGTCGGCCAGGGCCGTGCGGCTGGCATGCAGGCAGATGGAGACCGGGTCGCAGTCCACGCCCATGTGCGTGCGGTGCAGCATCTCCACGCATTCACGGTCGATGCCGCGTGGCGAACATCCGGTACGCGCCCAGATGTCCCTGCGTTTCTGCGGGGCGCGGCCGCTGAAGGCCACGTTATTGGAGCGGCAGCCGTAGTCCTCGAAGAAGAGGTCGGCCAGGGCCTTGGCCCGTTCGCGCACCGAGAGCCCTTCCACCTCGATGCCCAGTTCCGTACAGATGCGTTCGAGCTTGGCCTCGTCGCGGATGCCGTAGTCCGTGGTCTTGCCGTCACCGATGGCGGCCAGCGTCTCCAGCAGGTCGCGCCCGTGGTCTGAGTGCGCTGCCGCCCCGGCGGCCACGAAACGGCCGAAGTTGCGGGCCACGGTCAGATCGCCGTCGGCGCCGCACACGCCGTATTTCTTCTTGGGGCCACCGCCCGGGTTGATGCGGCAGGGGCCCATGACGCATTTGCTGCAGGTCAGGCCCTGTTCGCAGAAGGTGCAGTGCGGCGTCTGGTCTTTCAGCCGGTCCCAGATGAGGTTCACCCCCTCGCGTCCGGCCTTGGCGATCATTTTCTGAGCGTCTTCCCAGGGGCTCAAATCCTGGATTTCCCTTTCCTTGGCCATGCTTGTCCTCCTTGTGGTTTCGCGGCCTTCGCCGGACTTTGGGTGATGGAATCGGTCATGCCATCCTTTGGCGATTCACTTGGGGCATGCTAGACCATTGCACGATTTTCTGTCTGTCGCCTAGCTGACAGCGGGGGGATATTTTCGGATTTCCCGTCCTTGGCTTTGAGAGTCAAATTCATTACGCTCCCCGGCCATGACAACCCCAGAACCCTCCTTGCATCATTGTCCGGAACATTTTGTGGATACGCCCATTCCGGCCCCGCGCGCCAGGACCCGCAGCCTGTTCGTGGGCGACGTGGGCATCGGCGGCGACAATCCCGTACGGGTGCAGTCCATGACCAACACGGACACCCGGGACGTGGACACGACCCTGGCCCAGATTTCGGCCCTGGCCTCGGCCGGGTGCGAGATCGTGCGTTTGGCCGTTCTGGATCTTGAAGCATCCATGGCGCTGAAAAAAATCTGCGCCGCCACGCCCGTGCCGCTCATCGCGGACATCCACTTCGACTCCCGCCTGGCCGTGCAGGCCGTGGAGGCGGGGGTGCGGGGCCTGCGCATCAATCCCGGCAATATCGGCGGCGCGGACAAGGTCGATCGCGTGGTGGACGCGGCCCGCGCGGCCGGAGTGCCCATCCGCATCGGCGTGAACAGCGGCTCCGTGGACAAGGATCTGCTGCGTAAATACGGTGGGCCCACTCCGGCAGCCATGGTCGAGAGTGCCCTTGAGCATGTGCGCCTGCTCGAAGAGAGAGGATTCGACGCTATCAAAATTTCACTCAAATCATCAAGTGTGCTGGGCACGGTGGCTGCATATCGTCTCATGGCCAAAACCGTGGACTATCCGCTGCACATCGGCGTGACCGAGGCCGGGACGGCCATGCGCGGGGCGGTCAAGTCGTCGGTGGGTCTTGGGATTCTGCTGGCCGAGGGCATCGGCGACACGCTTCGGGTGTCGCTCACCGCCGATCCTGTGGAAGAGATGCTGGTGGCCTGGGAGATCCTGCGCGCCCTGGGCCTGCGGGCCAGGGGCCCGGAGATCGTGTCCTGCCCGACCTGCGGCCGCACCGAGATCGGGCTCATGGAGTTGGCCGCCGCCGTCGAGGACCGTCTGCGCGGAGTGGAGGAGGTCTTTACCGTTGCGGTCATGGGCTGCGTGGTCAACGGCCCCGGCGAGGCCCGCGAGGCCGACATCGGCGTGGCCGGAGGGCGGGACTCGGGCCTTATCTTCCGCAAGGGCGAGGTCGTGCGCAAGGTGAAGGGCAGGGCGGAACTGCTGCCCGCCTTCATGGAGGAACTGGAGAAATTTCTGGATGAGCGGCGGGCCGGAGCATGAACCCGTGCCCGCTTATGCCGACTGGCGCAACTGCCTGCTTTTCGGAGGTGAGATATGCCTGGTAAGGATTTTCAGGACCGTGCCATCGGGGCTGTCATGGGGGCCTTCATCGGGGACGCCCTGGCCCTTGGCCCGCACTGGTACTACAATCTGGACGAGCTGCGGCGCGACTACGGCGACTGGATCGAAGGCTACACCGCCCCCATGCCC
Proteins encoded in this region:
- a CDS encoding PAS domain S-box protein is translated as MNKSISQRMNQDILITFAVIAVLFVALGSFMLVRWKDDNIHIVCRILDTLVAREQDNLANELFERRIRALDMRLAEISMVEEVLRVELYHARGLPLAAASRGAATQVSKPIDIEGWDHAQGYAFDHDFSALRFIRPIIAAGETIGWLRLDYDLSLLRKQTLSFLAYMFSILVMTLLCTQLLLRRRLRKSVVNPLQRLGASMREMNTETRTFNGPALKADEEIATLGQSFQELLERLNSSYRDLDEAHQALARSERRLSRAILASSDGIWEWSFDTGQAYFSPRWYEMLGYEDQELPMTFQTWKDLCHPEDFQQAYERIQVVVNSNGGKSYNSEFRMRTRDGEWRWILGRGDVIERDADGRPLLVSGTHTDVTERRLAEERLRQSEEKFSQLFRLSPDAIVLLNVESGRLVDVNDSFTSISGFSREEALGKTLLELGIYRNPGERDEIYRRLARDGFLRDFEFEALHKDGSTVVSAMTCQTLELDGVPHLLAVLRDMTQMKKLREVMIQSEKMRSVGGMAAGIAHEINNPLGIILQASHNLVRRTRPDFSKNTQVAETIGLDMELMARYMRARKLDLFITDIQEAATRAAGIIRRMLDFSRLAESGRSQCDLQTLIEHSLTLARNDYDLKKFYDFKKMDLRISVEEGLGKLACTETEIEQVFLNILRNAAQAMAEATPTVENPRLEIRARRIGNRVRIEIEDNGPGMSAEISRRIFEPFFTTKPPGQGTGLGLSVSYFIVTKGHGGTMEVESEPGLGTRFIIELPFKKQEQE
- a CDS encoding phosphoadenosine phosphosulfate reductase family protein translates to MILSEKMALAKARMIEVLERFGPGTAVGWTGGKDSTVVLALWREVLREHAAAAPVRALNLDTGCKFPEVLAFRDRLAGEWGIELHIVRPDVDLVRYPLAVDPVQCCGDLKIRPLNDAVTRLGIPALLTGVRADENPDRADRPWLEDHGDHVRALPILEWTELDVWTFMVRESVPWCSLYDQGYRSLGCMPCTVRSGRGERSGRDSAKEERMGQLRSLGYF
- a CDS encoding ATP-binding protein, which produces MKIAFAGKGGVGKTTLCAWLGDYLARQGHDVLLVDADTALSLGQACGLEAEDLPVPLYAREDLIRERIGSGYLSLNPDVSDLPEELSVDLPVHNVGGPRPGRKRLLTMGSITGAGDGCACAANALLKSVLAHLVLQEENFVLVDLEAGVEHLGRGTVAGVNALVVVSEPSRRSLETAARVGALAGDLGLARQVLAVNRGIGEPELPAMAGLPENVVHLPILPSLVDRQLTQASVLNLADGSLVDAVCARLLAAMTQDT
- the cooS gene encoding anaerobic carbon-monoxide dehydrogenase catalytic subunit, with product MAKEREIQDLSPWEDAQKMIAKAGREGVNLIWDRLKDQTPHCTFCEQGLTCSKCVMGPCRINPGGGPKKKYGVCGADGDLTVARNFGRFVAAGAAAHSDHGRDLLETLAAIGDGKTTDYGIRDEAKLERICTELGIEVEGLSVRERAKALADLFFEDYGCRSNNVAFSGRAPQKRRDIWARTGCSPRGIDRECVEMLHRTHMGVDCDPVSICLHASRTALADGWGGSMIATEVSDIIFGTPKPVKSMVNLGVLKEDQVNILVHGHSPIVSEMILAAAREPEILAKAKEAGAAGINIAGLCCTGNELLMRQGVPMAGNHLMTELAIVTGAVEMVIVDYQCIMPSLVNVAGCYHTKFVSTSDKAKFPGGIHMEFHYNNAREKAREAVLMAVEAFTRRDPAKVEIPSKPMSITSGFSNEAILGALGGTPEPLIQALQAGKVRGVVGIVGCNNPKLKHDHVHVNLARELMKRDILVLATGCATVAMGKAGFLEPEAASQAGAGLAEVCRALGIPPVLHVGSCVDNSRILHLCAVLANYAGLDISDLPVAASAPEWYSEKAAAIGLYAVASGVYTHLGLPPHILGSSMITSLALKGLDDVFGACFAVESGPLQAAELIDERIKAKRLALGWSA
- a CDS encoding Crp/Fnr family transcriptional regulator gives rise to the protein MRLTEITLLQDLHRPEMAPVRKLFSSRKFARGALVFEPRAGDQIFIVTSGRARVYLAYRDKEFTMAMLDAGDVYATHTRAYVQALDDLEILIASVSEVRRYLGSMPSFNSAMIHVLGDLLSHAISVIDTLAFKDVRNRLIEFLVYEARRLPRCRECRHCGQCEDGGMVSLGLNTEQMATIIGSSRQTVSSLLNALAKDGVIQLKGRGVICIPDIAVLEACAALEN
- the ispG gene encoding flavodoxin-dependent (E)-4-hydroxy-3-methylbut-2-enyl-diphosphate synthase gives rise to the protein MDTPIPAPRARTRSLFVGDVGIGGDNPVRVQSMTNTDTRDVDTTLAQISALASAGCEIVRLAVLDLEASMALKKICAATPVPLIADIHFDSRLAVQAVEAGVRGLRINPGNIGGADKVDRVVDAARAAGVPIRIGVNSGSVDKDLLRKYGGPTPAAMVESALEHVRLLEERGFDAIKISLKSSSVLGTVAAYRLMAKTVDYPLHIGVTEAGTAMRGAVKSSVGLGILLAEGIGDTLRVSLTADPVEEMLVAWEILRALGLRARGPEIVSCPTCGRTEIGLMELAAAVEDRLRGVEEVFTVAVMGCVVNGPGEAREADIGVAGGRDSGLIFRKGEVVRKVKGRAELLPAFMEELEKFLDERRAGA